A single region of the Streptomyces sp. NBC_01262 genome encodes:
- a CDS encoding AraC family transcriptional regulator, producing the protein MDQVTIRLDEPPRVASVGVGVHGTLGPPLHDVFRLPDLWQLHLYGWSGELSVGGTTHPVRPGHVSLIPPGTEAHFWYRGRSEHLYAHLRLPATGEPRTVPVMQDAGRAAPLLSGLLRQAVMAAPGTPARADAEVWTALWRVAELASADPSGGPHTAVAAAMAHIEAHLAVPVTVPEIARAARVSHNHLTRLFRAETGDTVVAYLRHRRLERARHLLRASTLPIPAIAAAVGIPDLQAFNKACRRELGGSPRAIRATL; encoded by the coding sequence ATGGACCAGGTGACGATCCGGCTGGACGAACCGCCCCGAGTGGCCAGCGTCGGCGTCGGCGTGCACGGGACCCTCGGCCCGCCCCTGCACGACGTCTTCCGCCTCCCCGACCTGTGGCAGCTCCACCTGTACGGCTGGTCCGGCGAGCTGTCCGTCGGCGGCACCACCCACCCCGTCCGGCCCGGCCACGTCAGCCTCATCCCGCCCGGCACCGAGGCCCACTTCTGGTACCGGGGCCGCTCCGAGCACCTGTACGCGCACCTGCGCCTGCCCGCCACCGGCGAACCGCGCACCGTACCCGTGATGCAGGACGCCGGCCGCGCCGCGCCCCTGCTGTCCGGTCTGCTGCGGCAGGCAGTCATGGCCGCGCCCGGCACGCCCGCCCGGGCCGACGCCGAGGTCTGGACGGCCCTGTGGCGCGTCGCCGAACTGGCCTCCGCGGACCCCTCCGGCGGCCCGCACACCGCAGTGGCCGCCGCCATGGCCCATATCGAGGCCCACCTCGCCGTGCCGGTGACCGTGCCCGAGATCGCCCGGGCCGCCCGGGTCTCGCACAACCACCTCACCCGGCTGTTCCGCGCCGAGACCGGTGACACCGTCGTCGCCTACCTACGCCACCGCCGCCTCGAACGCGCCCGCCACCTCCTGCGGGCCTCCACCCTCCCCATCCCGGCGATCGCGGCCGCGGTGGGCATCCCCGACCTGCAGGCGTTCAACAAGGCCTGCCGCCGCGAGCTGGGCGGGTCACCCCGAGCGATCCGCGCGACTCTATGA
- a CDS encoding glycoside hydrolase family 3 N-terminal domain-containing protein: MTSAERIGQLFMGAAKVPTTSAADLAVLRRYDVGSVILIGRSEVGVWRTRALADRLQSLKRTTKAGRAGLLVAVDQEGGQVQVLSGPGFSPIPAALEQGRWSVARLRGRAEQWAAQLRSAGVNVDLAPVGDVVPARIGMANGPIGRYGRQFGATPDVVARQGSAFVEGFSRAGVLTTLKHFPGLGRVSGNTDTTEQVTDTTLTRDSADVASFRSGIEAGAGLVMVSLATYALIDPAHKAVFSPTVVTGMLRQDLGFQGVIVSDDLGKAASVRSVAPGQRAVSFLRAGGDLVLTVNNAVLPAMVEAVSYAARHDAAFKARTEASVRRVLTAKETAGVLRCGS, from the coding sequence ATGACGTCGGCCGAACGGATCGGCCAGCTCTTCATGGGCGCGGCGAAGGTGCCCACGACCTCTGCCGCCGACCTGGCGGTGCTGCGCCGCTACGACGTGGGCTCGGTGATCCTGATAGGGCGCAGCGAGGTGGGGGTGTGGCGTACCCGGGCCCTGGCCGACCGCCTGCAGTCCCTGAAGCGGACGACGAAGGCGGGCCGGGCGGGCCTGCTGGTCGCGGTGGACCAGGAGGGCGGGCAGGTGCAGGTCCTCAGCGGCCCTGGGTTCTCCCCCATCCCGGCCGCGCTGGAGCAGGGCCGGTGGTCGGTGGCCAGGCTGCGGGGGCGGGCGGAGCAGTGGGCGGCCCAGCTGCGCTCCGCGGGCGTCAACGTGGACCTCGCGCCCGTCGGCGATGTCGTGCCCGCGCGGATCGGGATGGCGAACGGACCGATCGGCCGTTACGGGCGCCAGTTCGGCGCCACCCCGGACGTGGTGGCCCGTCAGGGCTCCGCGTTCGTGGAGGGGTTCAGCCGGGCCGGGGTGCTGACGACCCTGAAGCACTTTCCGGGTCTGGGCCGGGTGAGCGGCAACACCGACACCACGGAGCAGGTCACGGACACCACCCTCACCCGGGACAGCGCCGACGTCGCGTCCTTCCGTTCCGGCATCGAGGCCGGCGCCGGGCTCGTCATGGTCTCGCTGGCGACGTACGCCCTCATCGACCCGGCGCACAAGGCCGTCTTCTCCCCCACCGTCGTGACCGGGATGCTCCGCCAAGACCTGGGCTTCCAGGGCGTCATCGTCTCCGACGACCTCGGCAAGGCGGCCTCCGTCCGGTCGGTGGCCCCGGGGCAGCGCGCCGTGTCGTTCCTGCGGGCCGGCGGGGATCTGGTGCTCACCGTGAACAACGCGGTCCTGCCCGCGATGGTCGAGGCCGTGAGCTACGCCGCACGGCACGACGCCGCTTTCAAGGCCCGTACGGAGGCGAGCGTCCGCCGGGTCCTCACGGCCAAGGAGACCGCCGGGGTACTCCGGTGCGGCTCATAG
- a CDS encoding DUF4232 domain-containing protein, producing the protein MTSLAIFRGGRATRIAGTAALLSLGLLTACGNGTASTATAPRTLPGTAQPATGDRTGTPTPTAPTTPVSSSAASASPAATGTDGTSRCHTTELRATVGANDPGAGQENFPIVLTNTSQRTCTLYGYPGAAFIDSSGRQLGPDPKRSSGDPATVTLAPGGSAWAGMTFSNPEISGAKTATPASLLITPPDELSQLKVKWTQGTVPVSGNASSVHLTVFQAGTGV; encoded by the coding sequence ATGACGAGCCTGGCGATCTTCCGTGGCGGCCGGGCGACGAGGATCGCGGGCACCGCCGCCCTCCTGAGCCTGGGCCTGCTCACCGCGTGCGGAAACGGCACCGCCAGCACGGCCACCGCCCCCCGGACCCTGCCCGGCACGGCCCAGCCCGCCACCGGGGACCGGACCGGGACGCCCACGCCCACCGCGCCCACGACCCCGGTCAGCAGCAGCGCCGCGTCGGCTTCACCGGCCGCCACCGGGACCGACGGCACCAGCCGCTGCCACACCACGGAACTGCGGGCGACGGTCGGCGCCAACGACCCGGGCGCAGGCCAGGAGAACTTCCCCATCGTCCTGACCAACACCTCCCAGCGCACCTGCACCCTCTACGGCTACCCGGGCGCCGCCTTCATCGACTCCTCCGGCCGGCAGCTCGGGCCCGATCCCAAGCGCAGCTCCGGCGACCCGGCGACCGTCACCCTCGCCCCCGGTGGCAGCGCCTGGGCAGGCATGACGTTCAGCAACCCGGAGATCAGCGGCGCGAAGACGGCCACCCCGGCGTCGCTGCTCATCACACCGCCGGACGAGCTGTCCCAGCTCAAGGTGAAGTGGACCCAGGGCACTGTGCCCGTCTCGGGCAACGCCTCGTCGGTCCACCTGACCGTCTTCCAGGCGGGCACCGGCGTTTAG